A window of the Gossypium arboreum isolate Shixiya-1 chromosome 2, ASM2569848v2, whole genome shotgun sequence genome harbors these coding sequences:
- the LOC108460575 gene encoding uncharacterized J domain-containing protein C4H3.01: MSNLRTVCRPHMVFTSLMCSSRHHYLHQARSRTGVAFRNPDFRSSSFSPWLHLSRDLRRKEPWFRVNQRRTVVRASNWSDQKSPYETLELERDADEEQIKTSYRRLAKFYHPDVYNGKGTLEEGETAEARFIKIQAAYELLIDGERRRQYDMDNRVNPMKASQAWMEWLIKRRKAWDQRGDMAVSAWAEQQQRELNLRVRRLSRSKIDPDEERRILAKEKKASMEHFNSTLKRHTLVLKKRDLMRKKAEEEKKKVINQLLAAEGLELDTDDESQ; this comes from the exons atgaGCAATTTGAGGACTGTTTGTAGGCCACACATGGTCTTCACTTCATTGATGTGTAGTAGCAGGCACCACTACCTCCATCAAGCTCGATCCAGAACTGGAGTTGCCTTTCGAAACCCTGATTTTAGGTCATCTTCCTTCTCTCCGTGGCTCCATTTGTCCAGAGATTTGAGGAGGAAGGAGCCTTGGTTTCGGGTCAATCAAAGAAGAACTGTCGTTAGGGCATCGAATTGGTCCGATCAAAAGTCTCCCTATGAAACTCTTG AGTTAGAAAGGGATGCTGATGAAGAACAGATAAAGACTTCATATAGACGTTTGGCCAAATTCTATCATCCTGATG TCTATAATGGTAAAGGGACTCTTGAAGAAGGTGAGACTGCTGAAGCAAGATTCATTAAGATTCAAGCGGCATATGAACTGCTCATAGATGGGGAGAGGCGGAGGCAGTATGATATGGATAATCGAGTCAATCCAATGAAG GCATCTCAAGCATGGATGGAGTGGCTTATAAAAAGGCGGAAAGCTTGGGATCAGCGTGGAGATATGGCTGTTTCTGCTTGGGCTGAGCAGCAGCAGCGTGAGCTGAATCTCCGAGTCCGCCGTCTTTCCCGTTCTAAG ATAGATCCTGATGAAGAGAGAAGAATCTTGGCAAAAGAGAAAAAGGCATCAATGGAACACTTTAACAGTACTCTTAAGCGGCATACGCTTGTGCTAAAGAAAAGGGATTTAATGCGCAAGAAAGCagaagaggaaaagaaaaaggttataAATCAGCTTTTAGCTGCAGAAGGCCTTGAACTCGATACAGATGATGAATCTCAGTAG
- the LOC108460610 gene encoding probable eukaryotic translation initiation factor 5-1, giving the protein MALQNIGASNSDDAFYRYKMPKMITKIEGRGNGIKTNVVNMVEIAKALARPASYTTKYFGCELGAQSKFDEKTGTSHVNGAHDTAKLAGLLENFIKKYVQCYGCGNPETEIIITKTQMITLKCAACGFVSDVDMRDKLTTFILKNPPEAKKSTKDKKAMRRAEKERLKEGEAADEELKKIKKEAKKKGSSTTSKVVASKGAVTKKKSKHSDEDHSPSQSQVDENEQVASDDDDDVQWQTDTSLAAAQQRIQEQLSAVTADMVMLSTNEEKKKSVKKTPECDVKVHEKGFNTHEKLVNEIKEHLKKGSSPTQLKSFLGSLSGTSQEIMDALFTALFGDVGKGFAKEVTKKKNYLAAGAAAAAAANEEGCQMMLLHSMELFCGKASPEAAKEVALVIKVLYDDDILEEEFIMEWYQKGIAGSNNSSQIWKNVKPFIEWLQNAESETEEE; this is encoded by the coding sequence ATGGCTTTGCAAAATATTGGTGCTTCAAACAGTGATGATGCCTTTTATAGGTATAAGATGCCCAAGATGATAACTAAGATTGAAGGGAGAGGAAATGGCATCAAGACTAATGTAGTTAATATGGTTGAGATTGCAAAGGCTTTGGCTAGACCTGCTTCTTACACTACAAAGTATTTTGGTTGTGAACTGGGAGCTCAATCCAAGTTTGATGAGAAGACTGGAACTTCACATGTAAATGGGGCCCACGACACTGCCAAGCTTGCAGGGCTTCTTGAGAACTTCATTAAGAAGTATGTTCAATGCTATGGTTGTGGGAACCCTGAAACGGAGATAATTATTACCAAGACGCAGATGATTACCCTGAAATGTGCTGCATGTGGATTTGTTTCCGATGTTGACATGCGAGATAAGCTTACAACATTCATTCTTAAAAACCCACCTGAGGCAAAGAAGTCAACGAAAGACAAGAAAGCGATGAGGAGAGCTGAAAAGGAGAGACTCAAGGAGGGTGAGGCTGCTGATGAAGAGCTGAAGAAGATTAAAAAGGAGGCAAAAAAGAAAGGTTCCTCTACTACTTCAAAGGTTGTTGCTTCCAAGGGTGCAGTAACCAAGAAGAAAAGCAAGCATTCTGATGAGGATCATTCCCCTTCACAAAGCCAGGTTGATGAGAATGAACAGGTAGCCAGTGATGACGACGATGATGTCCAGTGGCAAACAGATACTTCACTGGCGGCTGCTCAACAAAGGATTCAAGAGCAGTTAAGTGCTGTTACTGCAGATATGGTGATGCTATCTACCAATGAAGAGAAGAAAAAGTCAGTGAAGAAGACTCCGGAGTGTGATGTCAAGGTACATGAGAAAGGTTTCAATACCCATGAGAAACTTGTTAACGAGATAAAGGAACATCTCAAGAAAGGGTCTTCTCCAACTCAGCTTAAATCCTTCCTAGGTTCACTCTCTGGAACTTCCCAAGAAATCATGGATGCTCTTTTCACAGCACTCTTTGGGGATGTTGGGAAAGGGTTTGCTAAGGAAGTAACTAAAAAGAAGAACTACCTTGCAGCAGGGGCAGCGGCAGCAGCTGCAGCCAATGAAGAGGGATGCCAGATGATGCTTCTACATTCTATGGAGTTATTTTGTGGCAAGGCCAGCCCTGAGGCAGCAAAGGAGGTGGCTTTAGTTATTAAAGTATTGTATGATGATGACATATTGGAAGAAGAGTTTATCATGGAGTGGTACCAGAAAGGTATAGCTGGTAGTAATAATAGCTCTCAGATATGGAAGAATGTCAAGCCCTTCATCGAGTGGCTCCAAAATGCTGAGTCTGAGACCGAGGAGGAGTGA
- the LOC108460574 gene encoding phosphopantothenate--cysteine ligase 2: MDSAAFHEEIDSFFESAPPLKDSAKITDKLNQFIQFDSPSGEVKGRRVVCVTSGGTTVPLEQRCVRYIDNFSSGNRGAASTEYFIKAGYKVIFLYRRGTCQPYCRSLPEDPLLECFELADDFNFQVRESHSEAVKGAIRDHHAAVADGLLLKLPFATIFEYLQMLKIIASAMRTLGPHAMFYLAAAVSDFYVPWKSMVEHKIQSASGPLDMRLMQVPKMLSVLRTEWTPKAFCISFKLETDSKILLEKAIMALKKYKMHAVVANELLTRKEVVTVVTDNGNISVHRDKTWAGSDVEDPLIELLVNRHLTYIKDPST; this comes from the exons ATGGATTCTGCAGCTTTTCACGAGGAGATCGATTCGTTCTTCGAGTCAGCTCCTCCTCTCAAAGATTCCGCTAAAATCACTGACAAGTTGAATCAGTTCATCCAATTTGATTCTCCTTCTG GAGAAGTCAAAGGGAGGAGGGTTGTGTGCGTGACATCAGGCGGAACTACGGTTCCTCTGGAGCAGCGGTGTGTTCGGtatattgataattttagttCAGGGAATAGAGGAGCGGCTTCTACAGA GTATTTTATTAAGGCTGGATATAAGGTTATCTTTTTGTATCGGAG GGGAACCTGCCAGCCGTATTGCAGGTCTCTTCCTGAGGATCCTTTGCTGGAATGCTTTGAGCTCGCTGATGATTTCAATTTTCAAG TGCGGGAATCACATTCTGAAGCAGTGAAGGGGGCCATTAGAGATCATCATGCT GCAGTAGCAGATGGTCTCCTTTTGAAGCTACCCTTTGCAACCATATTTGAGTATCTTCAG ATGTTAAAGATCATTGCCTCAGCAATGAGAACCCTTGGACCTCATGCAATGTTTTATCTTGCTGCTGCTGTCTCTGATTTTTATGTTCCTTGGAAGAGCATG GTAGAGCACAAGATTCAGTCAGCATCTGGCCCTTTGGACATGCGACTTATGCAAGTGCCAAAGATGCTCTCGGTGTTAAGGACGGAATGGACTCCCAAGGCTTTCTGCATATCCTTCAAG CTTGAGACAGATTCAAAAATTCTCCTAGAGAAGGCCATTATGGCTCTTAAAAAGTACAAAATGCATGCAGTTGTAGCCAATGAGCTTTTGACCCGGAAAGAGGTGGTCACAGTTGTCACAGATAATGGAAATATTTCAGTTCACCGGGATAAGACTTGGGCTGGGTCTGATGTGGAGGATCCACTGATTGAACTCCTTGTGAACCGACACTTAACTTACATAAAAGATCCTAGCACTTGA